From one Gracilinanus agilis isolate LMUSP501 chromosome 5, AgileGrace, whole genome shotgun sequence genomic stretch:
- the GPD1L gene encoding glycerol-3-phosphate dehydrogenase 1-like protein isoform X2 has product MASAPLKVCIVGSGNWGSAVAKIIGNNVKKHQKFSPLVKMWVFEETVNGRKLTDIINNDHENVKYLPGHKLPENVFIHRICDEITGQVPKRALGITLIKGIDEGPDGLRLISDIIREKMGIDISVLMGANIANEVAAEKFCETTIGSKVLENGLLFKELLQTPNFRITVVDDADTVELCGALKNIVAVGAGFCDGLHCGDNTKAAVIRLGLMEMISFARIFCKGQVSTATFLESCGVADLITTCYGGRNRRVAEAFVKTGKTIEELEQDMLNGQKLQGPQTSAEVHRILQQKGLLDKFPLFTAVYQICYEGRPVQEMLSCLQSHPEHI; this is encoded by the exons GGGCTCGGCTGTGGCCAAGATCATCGGCAACAACGTCAAGAAGCACCAGAAGTTCTCGCCGCTGGTTAAGATGTGGGTCTTCGAGGAGACGGTGAACGGCCGGAAGCTGACGGACATCATCAATAACGATCACGAGAACGTGAAGTACCTCCCCGGACACAAGCTGCCCGAGAACGTG TTCATCCACCGGATCTGTGACGAGATCACAGGGCAGGTGCCCAAGCGGGCGCTGGGCATCACCCTCATCAAG GGCATCGATGAGGGCCCCGACGGGCTGAGGCTCATCTCGGACATCATCCGGGAGAAGATGGGCATCGACATCAGCGTGCTGATGGGCGCCAACATTGCCAATGAGGTGGCTGCGGAGAAGTTCTGCGAGACCACCATCG GCAGCAAGGTCCTGGAGAATGGGCTTCTCTTCAAGGAACTCCTCCAGACCCCAAATTTCCGCATCACCGTCGTGGATGACGCTGACACTGTCGAGCTGTGTGGTGCGCTCAAG AATATTGTGGCGGTGGGGGCCGGCTTCTGTGATGGGCTGCACTGCGGGGACAACACCAAGGCCGCTGTCATCCGCCTGGGGCTCATGGAGATGATCTCCTTCGCCCGCATCTTCTGCAAGGGCCAGGTGTCCACGGCCACCTTCCTGGAGAGCTGCGGCGTGGCTGACCTCATCACCACGTGCTATGGGGGCCGTAACCGCAGAGTGGCCGAAGCATTCGTCAAGACCGGAAAG ACCATCGAAGAGCTGGAGCAGGACATGTTGAATGGGCAGAAGCTGCAGGGCCCCCAGACGTCAGCAGAGGTGCACCGCATCCTCCAGCAGAAGGGCCTCCTGGACAA GTTTCCCCTCTTTACGGCTGTCTATCAAATCTGCTACGAAGGGCGGCCGGTGCAGGAGATGCTCTCGTGCCTCCAGAGCCACCCGGAGCACATCTAA
- the GPD1L gene encoding glycerol-3-phosphate dehydrogenase 1-like protein isoform X1, with translation MASAPLKVCIVGSGNWGSAVAKIIGNNVKKHQKFSPLVKMWVFEETVNGRKLTDIINNDHENVKYLPGHKLPENVIAVPSLSDAVGDADLLVFVIPHQFIHRICDEITGQVPKRALGITLIKGIDEGPDGLRLISDIIREKMGIDISVLMGANIANEVAAEKFCETTIGSKVLENGLLFKELLQTPNFRITVVDDADTVELCGALKNIVAVGAGFCDGLHCGDNTKAAVIRLGLMEMISFARIFCKGQVSTATFLESCGVADLITTCYGGRNRRVAEAFVKTGKTIEELEQDMLNGQKLQGPQTSAEVHRILQQKGLLDKFPLFTAVYQICYEGRPVQEMLSCLQSHPEHI, from the exons GGGCTCGGCTGTGGCCAAGATCATCGGCAACAACGTCAAGAAGCACCAGAAGTTCTCGCCGCTGGTTAAGATGTGGGTCTTCGAGGAGACGGTGAACGGCCGGAAGCTGACGGACATCATCAATAACGATCACGAGAACGTGAAGTACCTCCCCGGACACAAGCTGCCCGAGAACGTG ATCGCGGTCCCGAGCCTCAGTGACGCCGTGGGTGATGCGGACCTGCTGGTGTTCGTGATCCCACACCAGTTCATCCACCGGATCTGTGACGAGATCACAGGGCAGGTGCCCAAGCGGGCGCTGGGCATCACCCTCATCAAG GGCATCGATGAGGGCCCCGACGGGCTGAGGCTCATCTCGGACATCATCCGGGAGAAGATGGGCATCGACATCAGCGTGCTGATGGGCGCCAACATTGCCAATGAGGTGGCTGCGGAGAAGTTCTGCGAGACCACCATCG GCAGCAAGGTCCTGGAGAATGGGCTTCTCTTCAAGGAACTCCTCCAGACCCCAAATTTCCGCATCACCGTCGTGGATGACGCTGACACTGTCGAGCTGTGTGGTGCGCTCAAG AATATTGTGGCGGTGGGGGCCGGCTTCTGTGATGGGCTGCACTGCGGGGACAACACCAAGGCCGCTGTCATCCGCCTGGGGCTCATGGAGATGATCTCCTTCGCCCGCATCTTCTGCAAGGGCCAGGTGTCCACGGCCACCTTCCTGGAGAGCTGCGGCGTGGCTGACCTCATCACCACGTGCTATGGGGGCCGTAACCGCAGAGTGGCCGAAGCATTCGTCAAGACCGGAAAG ACCATCGAAGAGCTGGAGCAGGACATGTTGAATGGGCAGAAGCTGCAGGGCCCCCAGACGTCAGCAGAGGTGCACCGCATCCTCCAGCAGAAGGGCCTCCTGGACAA GTTTCCCCTCTTTACGGCTGTCTATCAAATCTGCTACGAAGGGCGGCCGGTGCAGGAGATGCTCTCGTGCCTCCAGAGCCACCCGGAGCACATCTAA